DNA from Prevotella melaninogenica:
GAAAGACCAAAAAGGCGGTAAAACGCATCATTTTTCTAAACACATTTACTTGCCTTTTGAGGTCATTATTCACCTCTACCAATACTGGTTGCGCTACTTGTGACACTGTTCCTGATACAAACGTGCTTGCCATTGTGTCCCACTTGAAGGCTTGAGAGAAGTTACCCACCACCTTTGCTGAGTATAAACGACCGAAGATAAAGGTTAGAATATTCTGACTAATCGTGTTGATAATCGTCGTCACAAGAATCTTATAACTAAAGGAAAACATCTTCTTCACAGGTGTAAAGTCGATGTGAAAAGAGGGTCGCCAAGGAATTATAAAGAAGCGCCACAGACTTGTAAGGCTGATATAAAGCACCTGCTGCCAAGCCAAACTCCAATAAGCATAACCCTTTAATGCTAAGATGATTCCTACCACACCCGAAACAATAAGGCAGGTGATACGCAGCAGAGCAGTCTCTTTGACCATCATGTTTTTAAATAGATAAGCTGATGGAGCTGTACCTAATGAAGAGAAGAGCAGTGATACAAATACGAAACGGGATAGACTGATAAGCTCTGAATGATGAAAGAAAGCAGCAATCAGAGGGGCTGAAAAGAAGAGAACGATATATGAAATCCAACCCATTATAGCACTAAACCAAAAGACAGAGTTATAATCATTATCCGTTGGACGTTCCATATTGGCAAGCGCAGTAGTAAATCCACTTTCCTGCAATGCCCCTGCAATCGCTGTAAAAACAGCTAACATTCCCATCAATCCATAGTCGGTTGCCGTGAGCAGACGTGCCAATAAGATTCCAATGACAATATTCAGCAGTTGCATTGTACCATTGTTCAATGCACCCCAAAAGAGTCCTTTGGCTGTTTTCTCCTTGAGTGTTTCTTTTTCCATTAGCTTTTGTATCTCTATGATACGCTGTTTCTTATCTCCCCCTCAGAGTATGTTCTATCTAAAAAAGAGGTTAGCTGTCTTCTGCTATATAAGGTTTCCTTCGTGAAAGTACTTTTTTCATAGGTGTAGAAAGGGAAGAGATTATTTCTTCTTTCCCACCTTGATTGGCAGAATCCATTTAGCATGCAAATATAACGCTTTTCTTTGGAAAAGCCAAATTCTACATTCTTTGGATTGGTAAAGAGACTTTCCTACGGCTATATTTATCTCTTTTGCTTTTTAAGGAAGTCTTCAATAGCTGCTGTGCTTTTTAAATTGGTCGTATCAACATCATGGAGTTCACTGAAATAGACTTCATGATAGAATGGACCACAGTGTTCCATAATCTGCATCTTATCCATCTGTGTTGCGAATAGTGCCCTAATAATTGTTACCTGATACTTATCGTCTTCAAACGTTATCTTGGTTGAATCATTCCTTAAGTTCCATAACCATCCAAAGAGTAGTTGTGCGATAATGATGAGAGGAATGCTCATCCATAAAAGTGTATGCAAACAACCGATAGCGGCATTACCATCTTCCTTCCACCTCCGCTTGATATAGCGGATAAGGAAGAATAGCAATATCCAAGGTAAAGTGCAGACAACTATGATATC
Protein-coding regions in this window:
- a CDS encoding lipopolysaccharide biosynthesis protein; amino-acid sequence: MEKETLKEKTAKGLFWGALNNGTMQLLNIVIGILLARLLTATDYGLMGMLAVFTAIAGALQESGFTTALANMERPTDNDYNSVFWFSAIMGWISYIVLFFSAPLIAAFFHHSELISLSRFVFVSLLFSSLGTAPSAYLFKNMMVKETALLRITCLIVSGVVGIILALKGYAYWSLAWQQVLYISLTSLWRFFIIPWRPSFHIDFTPVKKMFSFSYKILVTTIINTISQNILTFIFGRLYSAKVVGNFSQAFKWDTMASTFVSGTVSQVAQPVLVEVNNDLKRQVNVFRKMMRFTAFLVFPAMFGLAMISHEFIILLISDKWIESIPLLRILCIIGAFLPFYTMYQNLILSRGKSAVYMWCTVLLIVAQVGLIILCYQQGIVFMVSVYTAITILWLGVWQFFAHKEIGIRFIDILKDICPYLLTSVAVMISTYLITLWIQSLLLLLLTRVVLAALLYYIVMKMGGSQTLKECLNYFHRKKG